From a region of the Blastopirellula marina genome:
- a CDS encoding SpoIIE family protein phosphatase: MSSYLVALNGPDSGKKIFLAGEEFTLGRHPECDIVVEVGAVSRYHAKITRNDRGYSIEDLKSRNGTFVNDEQIAKPHQLQHGDSIRVCDISFEFKQEGVKPAPTETVGLKADGPGAFGAVMVDDDGATSTIMSKFEVSSQTGSIHLTASPEVKLNALLEITRGLTGTLSLDEVLPNVLEGLFRIFLQADRGFIILQDGSGNMVPRWTKARKESDEEEIRISRTIVKHVMQTREAILSADAAADSRFEMSQSITDFKIRSIMCAPLVNADDEVIGVIQIDTLDQRKRFQKEDLEVAVSVGMQAAAAIERAQLHDQAIRQIAFERDLHTAKQVQIGFLPSEQPSLSGYKFYHYYLAANSVGGDYYDYISLPDGGTAILVGDVVGHGIAASLMMAKLSAEARYCLASMADLQQAAFHLNNNFAAYTPADKFVTLAIAILHPETNQVTLINAGHNPPILRKPDGTCSMIAEEEIGLPLGIMEDMDYDIARFTLEPGEMLFIYTDGINEAMNADGDQFGMDRMLACVSQKTDDVEVCSKAIIDDCRKFMAGSPQFDDMCMVAIQRKA, encoded by the coding sequence ATGTCTAGCTACCTCGTCGCTCTGAATGGCCCAGATTCCGGCAAAAAAATATTCCTCGCGGGCGAGGAATTTACACTCGGTCGACATCCCGAGTGCGATATTGTCGTCGAAGTTGGGGCCGTAAGTCGCTATCACGCCAAGATTACCCGCAATGATCGTGGATATTCGATTGAGGATCTGAAAAGCCGAAACGGGACCTTCGTCAACGACGAGCAGATCGCCAAGCCCCACCAGTTACAGCATGGCGATTCGATCCGAGTTTGCGATATTTCGTTTGAATTCAAGCAGGAAGGGGTCAAGCCAGCCCCAACCGAGACAGTCGGCCTCAAGGCCGATGGGCCGGGGGCCTTTGGTGCCGTTATGGTGGACGACGACGGGGCCACCTCGACGATCATGTCCAAGTTCGAGGTTTCGTCGCAAACCGGCTCGATTCATCTGACAGCCAGTCCGGAAGTCAAGCTGAACGCACTCCTCGAGATCACTCGCGGTCTGACCGGGACCCTTTCGCTGGACGAGGTTCTGCCGAACGTTCTCGAGGGTTTGTTTCGTATCTTCCTGCAAGCCGATCGCGGTTTCATCATTCTGCAGGATGGATCTGGGAATATGGTTCCCCGCTGGACAAAGGCCCGCAAGGAAAGTGACGAAGAGGAAATTCGCATCAGTCGCACGATCGTCAAGCACGTCATGCAGACACGCGAAGCGATTCTTTCGGCCGATGCCGCAGCCGACTCACGATTTGAGATGAGTCAGAGCATCACCGACTTTAAGATCCGGTCGATCATGTGCGCTCCGCTGGTGAATGCGGATGACGAAGTGATTGGTGTGATCCAGATCGATACGCTTGATCAACGCAAGCGTTTCCAGAAGGAAGACCTCGAAGTTGCCGTCAGTGTCGGTATGCAGGCAGCAGCGGCGATCGAACGCGCTCAACTGCACGATCAGGCGATTCGCCAAATTGCTTTCGAACGCGACTTGCACACCGCCAAACAGGTTCAAATTGGGTTTCTGCCGTCCGAGCAGCCGTCGTTGTCAGGCTACAAGTTCTATCACTATTACCTCGCCGCGAATTCCGTTGGTGGGGACTACTACGACTATATTTCCCTACCGGATGGTGGGACGGCGATCCTGGTCGGGGACGTCGTGGGGCATGGGATTGCGGCTTCGCTGATGATGGCCAAGCTATCGGCTGAGGCTCGATATTGCCTGGCTTCGATGGCCGATCTTCAGCAAGCGGCGTTTCACTTGAATAACAACTTTGCCGCTTATACCCCGGCAGACAAATTCGTGACGCTGGCCATTGCGATTTTGCATCCTGAAACGAACCAGGTCACACTCATCAATGCTGGGCACAATCCGCCGATCTTACGAAAGCCGGATGGCACCTGCTCGATGATCGCCGAAGAAGAAATCGGCCTGCCGCTTGGGATCATGGAAGATATGGATTACGACATTGCCCGTTTCACGCTTGAGCCGGGGGAAATGCTCTTTATCTATACCGATGGGATCAACGAAGCCATGAATGCCGATGGGGATCAATTCGGCATGGATCGTATGTTGGCTTGCGTTTCCCAGAAAACAGACGACGTCGAAGTCTGCAGCAAGGCGATCATTGACGACTGCCGGAAGTTTATGGCCGGCAGTCCTCAATTCGACGATATGTGCATGGTTGCCATTCAACGCAAAGCTTAA
- the tgt gene encoding tRNA guanosine(34) transglycosylase Tgt, whose amino-acid sequence MDRPAEVDWFQYHLKHEDTTSKARRGEFVTPHGVVQTPAFMPVGTQGTVKGLEIGMVRQTGAEMILGNTYHLSLRPGDDVVAELGGLHKFMDWRGPILTDSGGFQIFSLAQMRKITEKEAIFRSHIDGRKIHLSPERSIEIQENLGSDIAMVLDHVVELPNESKVIREAMDRSIRWAKRCQDAATRKDQAQFAIVQGGLDEGLRVECAERLAELNFPGYAIGGLSVGEPPPEMYRILDATCPVLPTDKPRYLMGVGRPEDLLEGIRRGVDLFDCVMPTRNGRNALAFTDQGTVRLRNSKYQRDSTPLDPKSVPQVAGLSRAYFRHLFMAKEMLGPILLSLHNVAYYQRLMREAQLAIEENRFEAYYEQKMAGWASGG is encoded by the coding sequence TTGGATCGTCCTGCGGAAGTCGACTGGTTTCAGTACCACCTTAAGCACGAAGACACTACCTCGAAGGCGCGTCGTGGTGAGTTCGTAACGCCGCACGGCGTGGTGCAAACGCCTGCTTTCATGCCGGTGGGGACGCAGGGAACGGTTAAAGGTCTCGAGATCGGCATGGTGCGGCAGACCGGAGCCGAAATGATCTTGGGTAACACGTATCATCTCTCGCTTCGGCCAGGGGATGATGTGGTTGCTGAGTTGGGTGGCTTGCACAAGTTCATGGACTGGCGTGGTCCTATCCTGACCGATAGCGGCGGCTTTCAGATCTTCAGTCTCGCTCAGATGCGCAAGATCACCGAGAAGGAAGCCATCTTTCGGTCGCATATCGACGGACGCAAGATTCATCTTTCGCCAGAGCGAAGCATCGAGATCCAAGAGAACCTGGGAAGCGACATCGCGATGGTGTTGGACCATGTCGTCGAGTTGCCCAACGAGTCGAAAGTCATTCGCGAAGCGATGGACCGCTCGATTCGCTGGGCCAAGCGGTGCCAGGATGCCGCCACCCGCAAGGATCAAGCTCAGTTCGCGATTGTTCAGGGTGGGCTTGATGAAGGGCTACGTGTTGAATGTGCCGAGCGATTGGCCGAACTCAATTTCCCCGGGTATGCCATCGGTGGGCTGAGTGTTGGCGAACCGCCGCCGGAGATGTATCGAATCCTCGATGCGACCTGCCCTGTCCTGCCCACCGACAAGCCGCGGTATTTGATGGGGGTCGGCCGCCCCGAGGATCTGTTGGAAGGGATTCGTCGGGGTGTCGATCTGTTCGACTGCGTGATGCCTACCCGAAACGGACGAAATGCGTTGGCCTTCACCGATCAGGGAACGGTTCGGCTACGCAACTCCAAGTATCAGCGAGATTCGACGCCACTCGATCCCAAGAGCGTACCCCAGGTCGCTGGGCTCAGTCGGGCCTATTTCCGCCACTTGTTCATGGCCAAGGAGATGCTGGGGCCGATACTGCTTTCCTTGCACAACGTGGCCTATTATCAGCGGCTAATGCGTGAGGCTCAGCTGGCAATCGAAGAAAACCGATTCGAGGCCTATTACGAGCAGAAGATGGCTGGCTGGGCATCGGGCGGCTAA
- the kdsA gene encoding 3-deoxy-8-phosphooctulonate synthase — protein MNDSAPNSSTFALNSQGQLLLIAGPCVLESRELSFQIAEHLCHLAQRLPIQLVFKASFDKANRTSIHSYRGLGLEEGLKLLEAVRTEFQIPVTTDLHESYQAASVGQVCDILQIPAFLARQTDLLVAAAQTGKSVNVKKGQFMAPWDMKHVVEKLKEAGARETFLTERGTFFGYGRLVNDMRSLIEMRSLGVPVVFDATHSVQEPGGLGSQTGGNRAMVLPLAKAAAAVGIDGLFLETHPDPDKSPSDGPNMVPLSELENFLQRILAVRAAAQG, from the coding sequence TTGAACGATTCGGCCCCCAATTCATCGACGTTTGCCCTGAACTCACAAGGGCAATTGCTTCTCATCGCAGGCCCCTGCGTGCTTGAGTCGCGCGAATTGTCATTCCAAATTGCAGAGCATTTGTGCCATCTGGCCCAGCGGCTGCCAATTCAATTGGTCTTCAAAGCATCGTTCGATAAAGCGAACCGTACTAGCATTCATTCGTACAGAGGATTGGGGCTGGAAGAAGGTTTAAAGCTTTTGGAAGCCGTTCGTACCGAGTTTCAAATTCCCGTCACGACGGATCTCCACGAATCTTATCAAGCCGCTTCCGTGGGACAGGTTTGCGATATCCTTCAGATTCCAGCTTTTCTCGCTCGGCAGACTGACTTGTTAGTTGCCGCGGCACAAACCGGAAAGTCCGTCAACGTGAAGAAGGGGCAGTTCATGGCTCCCTGGGATATGAAGCACGTTGTCGAAAAGCTCAAGGAAGCCGGTGCCCGAGAAACCTTTTTGACCGAACGGGGAACGTTCTTCGGATACGGTCGACTCGTCAATGACATGCGAAGCCTGATTGAAATGCGATCACTCGGTGTACCGGTGGTCTTCGACGCGACACATAGCGTCCAGGAGCCCGGCGGACTGGGAAGCCAGACCGGCGGAAATCGCGCGATGGTTCTTCCCCTTGCCAAGGCCGCCGCAGCGGTTGGTATCGATGGGCTGTTCCTGGAAACCCATCCCGATCCTGACAAGTCCCCCAGCGACGGTCCGAACATGGTTCCCCTGTCGGAACTGGAAAATTTTCTTCAGCGTATTTTGGCCGTCCGCGCAGCGGCCCAAGGTTAA
- a CDS encoding DUF1080 domain-containing protein, whose protein sequence is MSLYRVLFSLLIITSLLAGPAIGDEPTAKKDGERTEKEVIDKKESPKHDSKEHQRKNNESKKDDKQHKHGDQKKDKQKASAPKKPSKDAAKEEESKREAKPKKEVKPAPQKEEQKKDEKPKPSQDDAKDKAEKKDAGDPPKEDAPKKEMKPEPKKEEPTPAKTPAPEPKIEAGKPKQMESKLEPKAEEKHEQIPAPKEAPKPEPKPVPPPVAKPDPKKLAATDLSQVDEDFALQGEYYGKLRLPGGILETTGIQVIARGDGNFVGRQLRGGLPGNGWRNGQLIDLSGKRDGETLVLSQGNYQVLVRGGKAIVVNSAGDTLGILTKVQRRSELLGLKPSSKATVLFDGTSTDKFIDAKVNEKGELQIGTVTKDPVQDFRLHIEFRLPYMPYALGQARSNSGLYIQERYEVQILDSFGLPGEFNECGSLYRTKSPDINMCFPPLAWQTYDVYFTAARFDNEGNKISPARITVQHNGILVQDNYLIPNKTGAGKPEGADARPIKLQDHGNPVVFRNVWIEYLGGPVVTNQAETIVTPEKN, encoded by the coding sequence ATGTCGTTGTATCGTGTCTTGTTTTCCTTGCTGATCATTACCTCGCTGCTCGCCGGACCGGCCATCGGCGACGAACCAACCGCCAAGAAAGATGGCGAACGAACGGAAAAGGAAGTAATAGATAAAAAGGAGTCCCCCAAGCACGACTCGAAAGAGCACCAAAGGAAGAACAACGAAAGCAAGAAGGACGACAAGCAGCACAAACACGGCGACCAAAAGAAGGACAAGCAGAAAGCATCCGCCCCAAAGAAACCGTCGAAGGACGCTGCGAAAGAGGAAGAGTCCAAGAGGGAAGCAAAGCCGAAGAAGGAAGTGAAGCCGGCCCCCCAAAAAGAAGAACAGAAGAAAGACGAGAAGCCCAAGCCGTCGCAGGATGACGCGAAAGATAAAGCTGAAAAGAAAGACGCCGGCGACCCACCCAAGGAAGACGCTCCGAAAAAGGAGATGAAGCCTGAGCCGAAAAAGGAAGAGCCAACTCCCGCTAAGACCCCAGCTCCCGAACCCAAGATCGAAGCGGGAAAACCCAAGCAAATGGAGTCGAAGCTTGAGCCCAAAGCGGAAGAAAAGCACGAACAAATTCCCGCCCCCAAAGAAGCCCCTAAACCTGAACCCAAGCCAGTTCCTCCGCCGGTTGCCAAGCCAGATCCGAAGAAACTTGCCGCCACGGATTTAAGCCAGGTCGATGAAGACTTCGCACTCCAAGGCGAATACTACGGAAAACTGCGATTACCCGGAGGGATTCTCGAAACGACGGGGATTCAAGTGATTGCCCGCGGCGACGGCAACTTCGTCGGACGTCAGCTACGCGGCGGCTTGCCAGGCAATGGCTGGCGAAACGGTCAGTTGATCGATCTGAGCGGCAAACGAGATGGCGAAACGCTCGTTCTCAGCCAAGGCAATTACCAGGTACTTGTTCGCGGTGGCAAAGCGATCGTGGTCAACTCGGCTGGCGATACCTTGGGCATCCTGACCAAGGTCCAACGCCGCAGCGAGTTGCTGGGGCTTAAACCAAGTTCCAAGGCAACGGTCCTATTCGATGGAACATCCACAGATAAATTCATTGACGCCAAGGTCAACGAAAAAGGGGAACTGCAAATCGGCACGGTCACAAAAGACCCAGTCCAGGATTTCCGTCTTCACATCGAGTTTCGCCTGCCCTACATGCCATATGCTCTGGGTCAGGCTCGCTCTAATAGCGGTCTCTACATCCAGGAACGCTACGAAGTCCAAATTCTCGACTCGTTCGGTCTGCCAGGCGAGTTCAACGAATGTGGGTCGCTCTATCGTACCAAGAGCCCTGACATCAACATGTGCTTTCCTCCGTTGGCGTGGCAGACCTACGATGTCTATTTCACGGCTGCCCGTTTCGATAATGAAGGAAACAAGATTTCGCCGGCTCGCATCACGGTCCAGCACAACGGTATCCTGGTCCAGGACAACTACCTGATCCCCAATAAAACTGGTGCCGGCAAGCCTGAAGGTGCCGACGCTCGCCCGATCAAGCTGCAAGATCACGGCAACCCAGTCGTGTTCCGCAACGTTTGGATCGAGTACCTGGGCGGCCCAGTCGTGACCAACCAGGCTGAAACCATCGTTACGCCTGAAAAGAATTAG
- a CDS encoding tetratricopeptide repeat protein has protein sequence MSRTHRTSVILLLLIVSVLGCGGRKIRPQVDDTKATVATDGGSSKQFVDQAMTYLRDLDRYPAGKVKVEVLERMNRWLMSQKLDPTWQPDPMVAELPDTIRSLPGLQDLESRGFLDQPEQFTGVTFRGSEFDFLVGTFWAKTISDWIRKNQTPQADMQAFLDAQIDQTLDDSQVNDLGLAYLLFDWTVRHIHPVRANELEEGKFAPGTSRDTWNALQLNEGDALERARVFIQLCRQQGLDAVVVKFGNSDKVPQVVGVAIGRELFLFDMAYALPISEKDGQGIQRLSHLVDHPEDLEAMASENYKYPVTAEDIEKVTLLIDAPSTSLTQATQLLEGVLSGDSTMKVHVAPSSLKDHLSNFQGVTDIQLWTVPFEAEAAITKRLDDPVLKPLFQVERWIYDTMTPFAVARSLQLMCKFDDETQQKGARSMYMDTRLMERQFRIANPREQLEMMQMAGMDLPDDPKVQQFFLDRVQKNVLLWRELASFNLGVIALGDAQYDSAIYFFEEGTLKEFPSTRFKSATFYGIARSAEALARQDENKEMAQKAYDFYTSDDDVLSPYRRGNALRAERLPLLESKKKAEQEQPAEDSEMKESARETKAEEPSKTEPSQPEPETPES, from the coding sequence ATGAGCCGCACGCATCGAACCTCTGTCATCCTCCTATTGCTCATCGTTTCTGTGTTGGGATGCGGTGGCAGGAAGATTCGTCCACAGGTCGACGATACCAAAGCGACCGTAGCGACCGATGGTGGCAGTTCCAAGCAATTCGTCGACCAGGCCATGACTTACCTGCGCGACCTGGATCGCTATCCAGCCGGCAAGGTCAAGGTCGAAGTACTCGAGCGTATGAATCGCTGGCTCATGTCCCAAAAGTTAGATCCCACCTGGCAGCCCGATCCTATGGTGGCCGAACTTCCCGATACGATTCGTAGCCTGCCAGGCTTGCAAGATCTGGAAAGTCGTGGATTCCTTGACCAGCCAGAGCAATTCACCGGTGTCACGTTTCGCGGTAGTGAGTTTGATTTTCTGGTAGGTACCTTTTGGGCCAAGACCATTTCGGACTGGATCCGTAAGAATCAAACGCCCCAGGCCGATATGCAGGCCTTTTTAGACGCGCAGATCGATCAAACGCTCGACGATAGCCAGGTCAACGACCTTGGGCTGGCTTACCTGCTGTTCGATTGGACCGTCCGGCACATTCACCCAGTTCGCGCGAATGAACTGGAGGAAGGGAAGTTCGCACCTGGCACCAGTCGCGATACCTGGAACGCATTACAACTGAACGAAGGAGATGCCCTGGAACGGGCCCGTGTGTTCATTCAACTGTGCCGCCAACAAGGCCTGGATGCTGTTGTCGTAAAGTTCGGCAACTCGGACAAAGTTCCTCAGGTCGTCGGCGTGGCAATCGGCCGGGAGTTGTTTCTCTTCGACATGGCCTACGCACTTCCAATCTCCGAGAAAGACGGCCAGGGCATACAGCGTCTATCACACCTGGTAGATCACCCCGAAGACCTGGAAGCGATGGCGTCAGAGAACTACAAGTATCCCGTCACGGCCGAGGATATCGAGAAGGTCACGCTGTTGATCGATGCCCCGTCGACCTCGTTGACCCAGGCAACACAGTTGCTGGAAGGAGTTCTTTCCGGCGACTCGACCATGAAAGTTCACGTCGCCCCGTCCTCGCTGAAGGATCATCTGTCGAATTTCCAGGGAGTCACCGACATCCAGTTGTGGACGGTTCCCTTCGAAGCAGAAGCGGCGATCACCAAGCGTCTGGACGATCCTGTTCTGAAGCCTCTATTCCAGGTCGAACGCTGGATCTACGACACGATGACTCCCTTTGCCGTCGCGCGATCCTTGCAATTGATGTGCAAATTCGACGACGAGACGCAGCAGAAGGGTGCCCGGTCGATGTATATGGATACGCGTCTGATGGAACGTCAGTTCCGAATCGCCAATCCACGCGAACAACTCGAAATGATGCAAATGGCAGGCATGGATTTGCCCGATGACCCCAAGGTTCAGCAGTTCTTTCTCGACCGCGTTCAAAAGAACGTTTTACTGTGGCGAGAACTGGCCAGTTTCAATCTTGGGGTAATCGCGTTGGGAGACGCGCAGTACGACTCGGCGATCTACTTCTTTGAAGAAGGAACTCTCAAAGAGTTTCCCTCCACGCGATTTAAATCAGCAACGTTCTATGGCATTGCCCGCAGCGCAGAAGCACTCGCGCGGCAAGACGAGAACAAAGAGATGGCCCAAAAGGCCTACGATTTCTATACCAGTGACGATGACGTGCTGTCTCCGTATCGCCGCGGTAATGCCCTGCGGGCCGAGCGTTTGCCGTTGTTGGAATCTAAGAAAAAGGCCGAGCAGGAACAGCCTGCAGAAGATTCTGAAATGAAGGAATCTGCCCGAGAAACCAAGGCTGAAGAACCGAGCAAGACGGAGCCGTCTCAGCCAGAGCCTGAGACGCCCGAAAGCTAA
- a CDS encoding phosphoribosylaminoimidazolesuccinocarboxamide synthase, whose translation MGLNYPVRQGKVRDVYDLGDQVLLVASDRISAFDYILPSLIPDKGRVLTQMSLFWFETLDIANHLISTDVQQMNLAGDVDLGELDGRSTLARKTEVIPIECVVRGYLAGSGWKEYQRSQTVCDIPLPAGLEQAAKLPEPIFTPATKAETGHDENISFERMVEIVGAEMANLLREKSIAVYQAGAQRALEHGIIIADTKFEWGVVNGEVLLIDEVLTPDSSRFWPQDEYAVGMSPPSFDKQFVRDWLEASTWDKNSEPPALPQEVIEKTRAKYIEAYERITQRKFTW comes from the coding sequence ATGGGTCTTAACTATCCTGTTCGGCAGGGCAAAGTGCGTGACGTCTACGATTTGGGCGACCAGGTATTGTTGGTCGCGTCGGACCGAATCAGTGCGTTTGACTACATTCTGCCGTCACTCATTCCGGATAAGGGGCGGGTACTGACGCAGATGAGCCTGTTCTGGTTCGAGACATTGGATATCGCAAACCACCTGATTTCGACGGACGTTCAGCAAATGAACCTGGCTGGCGATGTCGATCTCGGAGAGCTTGATGGCCGCTCGACGTTGGCCCGCAAGACCGAAGTCATTCCGATCGAATGTGTCGTGCGAGGTTACCTGGCCGGTTCAGGCTGGAAGGAATACCAACGCAGCCAAACGGTCTGCGATATCCCATTGCCGGCCGGATTAGAGCAGGCCGCCAAGCTGCCGGAGCCAATCTTTACGCCAGCCACCAAGGCCGAAACGGGGCATGACGAGAATATCTCGTTTGAGCGGATGGTGGAAATTGTCGGCGCTGAGATGGCGAATTTGCTCCGAGAAAAGAGCATTGCCGTCTACCAGGCCGGTGCTCAGCGGGCACTTGAACACGGCATTATCATCGCCGACACCAAGTTTGAATGGGGCGTCGTCAACGGCGAGGTGCTGCTGATCGACGAAGTGCTAACGCCGGATAGCTCTCGCTTCTGGCCTCAAGATGAATACGCGGTTGGGATGAGCCCGCCATCGTTCGACAAGCAGTTTGTCCGCGACTGGTTAGAGGCGAGCACTTGGGACAAGAATAGCGAGCCCCCTGCTCTTCCGCAGGAAGTGATCGAGAAAACGCGAGCCAAGTATATCGAAGCCTACGAGCGAATTACCCAGCGGAAATTCACCTGGTAG
- a CDS encoding DNA-directed RNA polymerase subunit alpha C-terminal domain-containing protein: MIQGIDFDLKSVVLTNSSFGPEEIRQILRTVGRDYNAFSTLRDSVSELEGQSEERSPATNVRLGVCQFIMGNYNSAVQTLSAADGGALAHYYLGRSYFCMQNFDKAIEAFQSAQTAGYNKDDCQLGVIEALRSKGDSEQALQMLDNMFGPVESTANYLYQRGATIASLGGNPAEVVALYERAVEADPGHAGALFGLALENDRRGNDAMALQLYQSASAVFPTHVGALLNLGLLHEDRGEYDRATHCYQRVLDSYPAEKRARMYMKDAQASGDMYYDEEEQKKRDRMSQVLSIPVTDFELSVRSRNCLQKMGIMTLGDLCRCSEQELLASKNFGETSLIEIRDMLRSKGLELGQMSNEKPSTPEVSYDTTGLSPDEQALLDRPIAELSLSVRARKCMVRLGISTIGELVRRTGDELLECKNFGVTSLNEVREKLTSYNLKLRGD; the protein is encoded by the coding sequence ATGATTCAAGGAATCGATTTCGATCTCAAGAGCGTTGTCCTCACGAATTCGTCCTTCGGTCCGGAGGAAATTCGCCAGATCCTGCGAACGGTAGGACGTGACTACAACGCATTCTCGACGCTTCGCGACAGTGTCTCCGAGCTGGAAGGCCAGTCGGAAGAGCGTTCGCCAGCCACGAACGTGCGCCTGGGTGTTTGCCAGTTCATCATGGGTAACTACAACAGCGCCGTTCAAACGCTTTCGGCCGCTGATGGTGGAGCCCTGGCCCATTACTACCTGGGTCGCAGCTATTTCTGCATGCAGAACTTCGACAAAGCGATCGAAGCATTTCAGTCTGCTCAGACTGCCGGCTACAACAAGGATGATTGCCAGCTAGGCGTCATTGAAGCGCTTCGGAGCAAGGGCGATTCCGAGCAGGCCCTGCAGATGCTGGACAACATGTTTGGCCCGGTCGAATCGACTGCCAATTACCTGTACCAGCGCGGTGCGACCATTGCTTCGCTGGGTGGTAACCCGGCCGAAGTGGTTGCCCTGTACGAGCGAGCCGTCGAAGCCGATCCTGGTCACGCCGGTGCTCTTTTTGGTTTGGCATTGGAAAATGATCGTCGCGGTAACGACGCCATGGCCCTGCAGCTTTACCAAAGTGCTTCTGCTGTCTTCCCGACTCACGTTGGTGCACTGCTCAACCTGGGGCTGCTGCACGAAGATCGTGGTGAATACGATCGTGCGACCCATTGCTACCAGCGTGTGCTCGATTCCTACCCGGCCGAGAAGCGAGCTCGTATGTACATGAAGGATGCCCAGGCATCCGGCGACATGTACTACGACGAAGAAGAGCAAAAGAAACGCGACCGTATGTCGCAGGTTCTCAGCATTCCGGTTACCGACTTCGAATTGTCGGTTCGCAGTCGGAACTGCCTGCAGAAGATGGGCATCATGACCCTGGGCGACCTGTGCCGCTGCTCGGAGCAAGAGCTTCTGGCGAGCAAGAACTTTGGCGAAACGTCGCTGATCGAAATCCGCGATATGCTTCGTTCCAAGGGCCTGGAACTGGGCCAGATGTCGAACGAAAAGCCTTCGACACCCGAAGTCAGCTACGATACCACGGGGCTCTCGCCTGACGAGCAGGCTCTGTTGGATCGCCCGATTGCCGAACTCAGCTTGTCGGTTCGTGCCCGCAAGTGCATGGTTCGCTTGGGTATTTCCACCATCGGCGAACTCGTTCGACGCACCGGCGACGAACTTTTGGAATGTAAGAACTTCGGCGTGACAAGCTTGAACGAAGTTCGCGAAAAGTTGACTTCCTACAATCTGAAGCTTCGCGGCGACTAA
- a CDS encoding diacylglycerol/lipid kinase family protein, which yields MTFTETCQATSTETAWLFINRIAGGYDKPQRHESLRELLKDLGLNTVEINSPEQLTFQWEDEAVPRPDFIVSVGGDGTAAMIAGQTGGTVPIAIYPAGTENILAKYLQIPTDIGAFAKMLSKRIVRRFDAGQLGDHTFLLMLSAGFEAEVVHHVHQRRNGHLTKFHYVKPTFEMLAKYPYPKLELDIELADGSRTQTEGFWVFAFNVPRYALGFEMTPDAVPDDGLLDICVLTQKGFGATASYITSLLSGTITKRSDVQRFKALSVDIRCPSGPVPLQTDGDPAGFTDIRLSVLPSYLPLIVPPKRTDK from the coding sequence GTGACGTTCACGGAAACTTGCCAAGCCACTTCAACCGAAACCGCTTGGCTATTTATCAATCGAATTGCCGGCGGATATGACAAGCCGCAGCGGCATGAGAGTCTGCGCGAGCTTCTCAAGGACCTGGGGTTGAACACGGTCGAAATTAATTCTCCCGAGCAGTTGACCTTCCAATGGGAAGACGAAGCTGTTCCGCGTCCCGATTTCATTGTTTCTGTCGGGGGGGATGGAACGGCCGCCATGATCGCGGGCCAGACAGGTGGAACCGTACCTATTGCGATCTACCCAGCCGGTACCGAGAACATCCTCGCCAAGTACTTACAAATCCCCACCGATATTGGGGCCTTTGCGAAGATGCTGTCGAAACGTATCGTTCGGCGATTCGATGCAGGGCAACTTGGCGACCACACTTTTTTGCTGATGCTGTCCGCGGGGTTTGAAGCTGAAGTCGTGCACCATGTTCATCAGCGACGAAATGGGCACTTGACCAAGTTTCACTATGTCAAACCGACGTTTGAAATGCTTGCGAAGTACCCATACCCTAAGCTGGAACTCGATATCGAGCTCGCCGATGGCAGTCGGACGCAAACCGAAGGCTTCTGGGTATTTGCCTTTAACGTGCCTCGTTACGCGTTGGGCTTCGAGATGACACCCGATGCCGTTCCTGACGACGGCCTGCTCGACATCTGCGTACTGACTCAGAAGGGCTTTGGGGCGACGGCTTCCTACATCACTTCACTCCTCTCAGGCACCATCACGAAGCGAAGCGACGTACAGCGGTTTAAGGCCCTCAGCGTTGATATCCGCTGCCCATCCGGCCCTGTTCCTCTGCAAACAGACGGCGACCCGGCCGGCTTCACGGATATCCGACTCTCGGTCCTTCCTAGCTACCTGCCGTTGATTGTCCCTCCGAAGCGAACCGACAAATAA